The following DNA comes from Mycobacteroides immunogenum.
AGCCGGTGCGCCGTGAGGGTGGGCGCGAAGGACGCTGGACGCTGTTGGACTACGTGGACGTCGTGGTGCATGTGCAGCACGAGGAAGAACGTAATTATTATGCGCTGGAACGTCTTTGGCGCGATTGCCCGACCATTCCCGTCGACCTGGACGCGTTGCCGGCCGAGTACGCCACGGACGCGGAGGAGGGCGCGTGATCCGGCGCTTGGTGCTGCTACGGCATGGGCAGACAACCTTCAACGCCGACAGCCGCATGCAGGGCCAGCTCGACACCGGACTGTCGGATCTGGGCCGGGCCCAGGCCGTTGCCGCCGCCGAGGTGTTGGCCAAGCGGCTCCCGCTGGCCATCGTCTCCTCGGATCTACAGCGTGCATACGACACCGCGACGGCGCTGGCAGATCGCTGCCACGTCGGGGTGTCCGTCGATGAGCGCCTGCGAGAGACGCATCTGGGCGACTGGCAGGGGCTGACACACCATGAGGTGGACGCCATCGCCCCGGGTGCCCGTGCCGCCTGGCGTGATGACGCGACGCTGGCGCCACACGGGGGAGAGAGCCGCATTGATGTGGCCAACCGCAGCGTGCCTGTCGTTGCCGAACTCGTTGAGTCGGTGCCAGATTGGGGCACCGATGAGCGCGATCATCCCGTGGTGCTGGTTGCGCACGGAGGCCTGATCGCCGCGCTGACCGCGGCGCTGCTGCGCTTGGATGTGAGCAACTGGCCTGTGCTCGGCGGCATGGGCAACGCGAGCTGGGTTCAGCTGGGCGGACATTCAGCCGAGGGCGCGGGCTTCGACGACATCCGTTGGCGCCTGGATGTGTGGAATGCCTCGGCCCAGGTGACCAATGACGTCCTCTGAGAGTGGCGCCGAGCGTAAGAAGCTAC
Coding sequences within:
- the gpgP gene encoding glucosyl-3-phosphoglycerate phosphatase, producing the protein MIRRLVLLRHGQTTFNADSRMQGQLDTGLSDLGRAQAVAAAEVLAKRLPLAIVSSDLQRAYDTATALADRCHVGVSVDERLRETHLGDWQGLTHHEVDAIAPGARAAWRDDATLAPHGGESRIDVANRSVPVVAELVESVPDWGTDERDHPVVLVAHGGLIAALTAALLRLDVSNWPVLGGMGNASWVQLGGHSAEGAGFDDIRWRLDVWNASAQVTNDVL